A stretch of DNA from Xiphophorus maculatus strain JP 163 A chromosome 8, X_maculatus-5.0-male, whole genome shotgun sequence:
TGGCAAAGGCTTTAATGCTCTACTTGTGAGAGTAAACCTGTTGGGCCTGGCGTTGGCACTTTGAATGTCATGCTgccagtcagaaaaaaaaaaataattacaatttgtatgttttgtttggctttttatttGGTAGCTTTGAATTTCTCTCTGACGGAAAAACAAATATCGTATTGTCGAAACCATTTCCAAGAAGATGTGACATAATCTGGGCCCCAAACTCGgatttgaaatgccttgctgctgaaaagtGCTTTAcgaataaatacaataaatttaagaaaaacaaaaatcaacatgGCTTCAAAGTTgggattaaacaaaacattggggtatattaaatcaaaaaaatatatttctaattctGCGAGGTTACAACGCGACAGCGCAGCGTTCTGATCTTATCAAGGAATAACCAGATGATGATGATAGAAATGTCCTGCGTGAAACAAAGCAAGACACTTCATTAAACTGATAAACAGAAGCTGACATCTTGGTCAGAATGATTCATCAGGTTTTGTGTTATCGTgccattagaaaaaaaaaaaaaaaaagctgctttataTCCTCATTCTTACAAATCCCCACATGAGAGCAAATTGTGGTTTTTGAGAAGTGCCTGTCTGAATAGCTTCAACTGTCAGAGgggtgtgattttctttttaataggAGGATTGTTAGGATTGATAGGATTGTTAAATGGGGTGTGTGCAAACcacaaggaaaaaagaaagttccTGCGTCTACACAGTCCTCCTTCGAGTTGCATGGACTGTTGaatatctgtaaataaaacatggacCTTGGCCCCCGCCCGTCCCGTACCATCCGTCACTCGTTTGTGAAGAAGTCACCTTTGTGTCAACACACATTCACCAACACATCACATATTTCAGGTCATAAAGGAAAAAAGTTAATATCAGACAACCTCAAGTTAATACAACATGGAGTCTTGAGAGTAGATTCTAtttattgtggagaaaaaaaatggctacTCGAGTCGACCGTGTCATTCCAGGTAGTCTTAGCTACTAGTCTTGCCACTAactctggcaaaaaaaataaaataaaataatgaaagtatGTATAATTACTCTGGCCTGTGTTCCTTACTGCATGACCCAGTTGCAGAGTGAAATTAAATACGCAAAAAATATTCCCTTTCCTCCCTTACATTGTACGGCAAATCCTCCActagcaacacaaacacaaagctgCCAAATCCaccgtcctgattggctaagcAGCCAGGACAGGAATTGGAcatttaaaaagcctgaaatAAATCAGGATGGCCTCAGCAAGGCCTCTGTAGTGTCAATTCAGGACACCAATTCATTGTTTAGCGCTCAACTTCAGtgaccatttttcttttcttcttctcttttccagcTATTAATCATCCTGACAGGGATACAGCGGTGGGCAGACGATTGCTCCCATTCTCCTCGTTTCAAACCTGGTCGAAATGGACAAGAACATGATGAATGCGGCTCGTTCAAATTCTTTAAGGACGCCAGGCGCACCGTACGGCTCCTACGGCTGTTTTTTCTACCCGTACGCAAATCCAGGACTTCATTGAATGTTggtttgcaaatttaaaaaggaaaaaaaaataaaagaaagtcacaaaaagatactagcTAAGTTTCAGAAAATGGTACACTTGTCTACAAATATGTTAGCATTTGCGTTGGTGAACCGGAGCGAATAAACTAATCAAAATCCAgtcaatttctttttgttgttgtgcatATAGACCAtccttctgatttatttatttctgtctaaaTAAATTTTACGAATAGCTATAAGTAAAGTGTTCTGTCAGCTCTCAGACTCTCTTCCTGAAACCAAAGGCCCAGTCTGGCTGCTTTCGGGCTGACTCaccagacaaacatttttttaatattttttcccgTAAGCTGACATCACCCCACCCTTTGGCAAGCGCTGCATGGCAGCTGTTTAGCTGCATAGCTTTTTGATGCATTGTTTATTCTGTATTCCATGTGTGACCTTGCGGAATGCAAACACGCtgcatggaaataaaaataaaagcaacaaagaaacGGCGAATAAAGTTCAAACCGTATCTCGGTAGCAGCCCAGTTAATCCGCACaccaaaagaaatcaaaacaaaattccaCGGATCAAATTATGTGCAGTGAAGTTGAAAGATAAAGGGATTAATTATTACACacttttactgaaatgtttttaataccTCATACTGGGTGTGGGTTTGATCCATTCTCTTTAAATCGTCTATGGCCTCTGATCCGACTCTGTTCTCTCTATAGATTACCTAATGGAGTCGTGTCAGGTGACTGACTGGGCCGTCGTGGCCGTGTGTTGAAGTCAGCTGAAGGTTTTCTTGGCCTTTGAGTTTCaaaatccatcttttttttttttttcatcttcgAACTCTGGTCAAGAAAGTCCCGGTAAATTTCTACATCCATCTTTCCTTCAAATACACGAAGTCTGCCAGTGCTGGAAAACAGTCCCACATTGTAATGCTCCCACTTCCAAACTGCAGGTTTGAAATGATGTTTTGTGGGTGATGCCCAGTGTCTAAGCAAGTCTAAgcagcagctgcgtttccattacaaatgtgcgcaaaactttgccAACGCGCAATTTTGCCATTGCGGCGTTTCCACTGCAACGGCTGAGTTTGCGGCAGTGGCATCCAGgtattgatcatgtgacttgtgtgatgtgaaaaaatagtgtttctgttgcagttttggaaaataaaccaatttaGATGACGGCCAATAAAATAAACGGCACCTTATCCCACTGCCAAAACAgaacctttgttttttttgtttaaaattggcGTCTCCTTTGTgaagatttagatttaaaatgttaaattgtgcaattatatggtcaattgAAACATAGTTAATGTGTGTtgaatgagtgtgtgtgtgtggaggtcaATACGGCTGAGTGCACTGCTTCTCGTTAACCGTTCGTCCTCATTCCAGGTGTCTCTGACGCTTTTACTAGTGACCACTGGGTCTTCACAACTGTCTGTGACTTCGTTTAAAATCAAACCTGTTGAGCATCTGGTTTTTACCAAACTCTAGCAGAAATGATCTTCAATAATAAGGTTGTGAAGGTTTTGTTTAAGGTTTTTCCTTTATCCATAAAGACATTCTTCTCTTGGTAATGATGTTCTTAAGCATTATAGCGCTTACGGAGGTATCTGGTTATACATGTGGATTTTTAGGTTTATCATATTTTCCCATATGTCAGGAACCTCTTgagaaaatatatgaataaaaaatatctacactgcaaaaaaaatcctGAGTATTTTTGTTCGTTCTAGATTGTAATGCAaatatgttagttttgttttaaatcaagtgTACTAAGTTTCAAGTAACAttccagcaagatataggaacgTGTTTTAAGTAGaaaattcctcaatattgataaaAGTAGTAGCTCCACAggtggattatttcacttatcacAAGACGCTGCAAAAATAGTCTATCACTTTTCATCAAAATTCaggaattgacttaaaacaaactcctacatCTTGCAGAAACGTTCCTAtgttttgtttggggtttttttgtcttaattcaagtgtgctAACATTTGCACtcagaaactagatcaaaaatacttggtaagaagTGTGTTTACAGTGTAGCatgtatgaaattaaaaaaatgagcaaaaactcTCATTGCAATACTGATGTACAATAGAATTTGGGAGTGAAGCATCAAAAACACCATCTAGTCAGATTACTTTTATAGCTCTGGAATTAAGCATTCAATAAGATCCATATAGGATATCAGGGTTTAATAGATTGTTGGTGTAACATATCTTCCTTGAACCATTTGTGTTCTTAAGCTTGCAGCTCGGGTTTCAAATCAAGAAACTCGATGGAATTGAATGCAACAGAACTGACACCTGAAGTTCCTTTGCCGATCATCAGCAAAGGAACAACTTAATTGAAGTGACGGTACAACGCCTGTCCGGACCTGCATCTCGTTGACTATCGGGTTCCTTCCGAACACGTCACCAAATCTACCAGGAGAAGTGTCTAGTAGCTCGCACAGTAAAAGTTTTCTCCTCGTCGCTTCTGCTGCTAATAATTTTAAAGCTCAATTCGCCTGACAGAGATTCTGAAGCGCAGATCGTAATGGAGTGTGATAAAAACAATACGTCTGTCACGTCAGCAAACGATGTGCACGCGATAGTCGGTGCGGTTGGAGTCCAGGGCGTGTCGCCTCTGCCCGCATGTTATTGTCTCGCCGCAGATCTGTGCACGTATTTGTGGATGAGACAGTTGTATCCGAGGCCCGGACAGTAACGGAACAGGTTGCACGTGTCCTGCCAGtgttcagaaaaataaacagagataataaaactaaaaaaggttTGCTTGATGCAGGGGAATTTCTTCTGAAatatgtcataaaataaaaataaaaaaaggttcagAGATGCTTCCAAGGAATGGGAGAAATTAGATTCTTTAAGGTGTATATGATGTATTATGTTGCTATAGCTAGCTAGCATTGTTGCACcaattcaaactttttataCTGCAATTGTTTTGTTGGTAATGCTTTCCAAACAAAAAGCTGTTCTGAACATTTCGTCTCAATCTGATACGCCACCGAGATCTTAATCcagatatttgttttcttgcataaaaaccttttttttttctcactgttgcTAAATTAAGTGTTGATTTCTAATCAAAGCAACTTCCCAAGCTGAAACTGCTcccaaaggtaaaaaaaaagaaaaaagaagaagaagtaccCCTGAGCAGTCGTGTGGCAAAACCACTGGCAGAAAAATATGCAGCTACGTTTTGCTTTCGTTATTGCTTTCTGTGGGCACACACTTCGCACAGCCGTCAAACAAATATGCAAAGCAAATCAAAAGAGACAAacggaaaataaaaactttagtaGCAAGTTCTTCATTCCAAGAGCAAGCCAATCAGATTGTTTAatggaatttattttattttcacaatcaaATGTATGTACAAGTCACGTCTATTTACAGGACGACTTAATGTCGATGACGACATTTTCTTCAAATCACGTTCTGCTACATTGTGCCTTTAACTTCCTCACTGTTGAATtacgttcatgtttgtttttttatttcagacatttcaaCAGCAAGACagaaagtttaataataaaaaaatagtattagggaaaaataaaaaacttagtttaaaaaaaataagacaaaaattaatttgcatCTTTACAGTAAattccaaatgtaaaaaaaagaataaacttaattttaagCAGAATAAAAGACAgtgaaaatcttttatttttgaacgTGCATGACTTCAATCTCCATCTTCTGATATTTGTTATGACACTGGGTTAATTAAGTATATTAGGCATGATTTACAATGTTTATGCCTATACGTTTTCCCTCATGTTTGTGCCATTGATACTGAAAATCATGCAAATTACTTTAATATGTCCATTCAAACTGCTGAGTTTGCCATCCTGCTGTTCTTTGTTAATGACGCATAGACGTCATCCGGATGCGCAACGACGCTAATAAGGCGCTTTGAGTTGAGTTAATAATGGGAGGCAGTTGAATGTGCTGTTGGAGGTCCTTCCCTGATCGTCACGATGAACTTGAGATGATGTTCTGCAGCTTCATCATCTCGTCGGTGGTCAGAGGAAACCTGGACGTGGGGCTGGAGTTCAGCATCAGCACAGCTGAAGGCTCCACTTCCAACCTCTGCCTCCCTCTCTGCAGCAGGTCTTCCATGTAGAACTTGGAAGACCTTCTCGGGGGACTGCATTCGGGTTTCACCGGACTGCGGGGAGCCGTCGTCTCTTTGGAACAGGCATCCCAGAAATCTGTTGAGTTGAGCTTGTATGGCTTATTAATATCCAGCTGGTCGAGTGGCCAGACGTTCCGGCCACCTCCGACTTTTCTCAGAAGACCACCGGAAGTCTTGCAGCTGGTGAGGTGGCTCTCCTGGTGGTGATCTGCCTGAGCGTTTGGCATGAGTCCTGGTTTGTTCCTTAGCCTCAGGTCCTCAGCTGAGCTCTGGCATTGAGGACTACGAGTTGTTTCGTAGTCTGTCGGGAGAAAGTCCACATCCGACACGCGTTTTTTCCCCATGGAGACGTCGTAATCTGGGACAGGAAGCTCTTTCGCTTCGGGAAGCTTTGCCGAAGGACCGTAAAACCTGAGCCAGTTACGAACCACGGACAGCGGGACCTCGATTTCCATCTTGCCTTCCTCGTCTTTGGGTGTCCTATGTAGAACGTGACTGAGATCGAAACCCTCTGCTTCCGTCCTGGCCTCTCTGTCCTCTGGCAGCTGGACTGGAAAGTCTGCTTTCAGAGAGCCGGGTTTCGGTGTCATCTCGAGGACGCCTTTGTTTGGCTCCGGCGTCAAAGCAGAAATGAATAGGGGGCTGTCTGAGGGCGTCGGGGCTTGGACGTCGGCGTCGCTACTCTCTTTCTTCTCAAACTCGGAGAGGGTCGGGACACCTTTGCCAGACTCCTGCGTCTCGGTTCCGTCGCTTCTTATTGTGCCTGCACTAAGGGGGGCGTAGAGCGTGGAGGGCTTGTTCAGAAACTTTGGGGTCTTGCTGGACGAGGGTGGGCCAAATGACGAGGGAGGGTCAGTATCGGTGTCGGGCTCTCGAGCTGGAGCTTTCGTGCTCAGGTTCAGGGGTTCAGAGGCTGACAATCCAGTTGAGTGCTTGTACTCCTTCGCCCGCCTACGCAGGTCACCTACATGCCCTTTTACCATGTTCACCATGTCCTGATGAGTCGGGTGGGAGGAGAGACATGGGATCTTGGGAGGAGGGGGGATATGTGGTGGTATTACAGCGGACGGAATAGACACAAAATGTGGCAGAACTGGGTGAGCTGACCACCCAGTTGGGTAGTAATGGAAAGGTAGAGAGTAGATATTCCCATGTGGGTCCGGTTGGAAGTAGTGGTTTACCTGAGGGGAAATCAGAGATTATCTCAGTGAGACTCATTTCTCTTGtctgtaaattaaaaagtaaGCCTTCCTACATAGTTCAGTGAATTATTCCTTGCATTAGAACGACTTTATTCACATCATTAGGTTATGAAATACAGCTCAAAATGAGTTTGAAATGAAACCAACCATGCCACGTTTGGACGGCCTCTGGCCTTCATTGTCTTTGGGGTCGCGGTAGGGCCTCGACTGATGCTGCGACATGGAGCTCATCAATATGCCTTTCAGCTGACACTCATAAGGCAGAAGCAACCTAAAGAAATGGGGACGGAGTCAGACAAAAGCTTCCAGCGAAGATAAAACCACCCGGTCGCGCTGCTCTCGCAGATAACCCCACTCACTTTTCGTAGTGTCTGCGTGTGCAGGTGGCTGCACTTGTGCTTCGGGGGTTTCCTCCCAGCGTGTTGTAAACCCGTTTCCACAGCTGATGAGATGTCACCTGGAGTGTAGAGGAGAGATtagttcatgtttgtttgtctggaAACGGCATTGAAAACACAGAGACGCACCATGACAGTTtgactaaaaaaaatgaagggtTTACTGCCCAATCAATATCAACCACTAAAAATAACTAAGAAAATTCAGTTGCTTTCCATTCAGACATCTATAATAAATGTGTCTTCATATGCtgtaaggcaaaaataaataaataaaaaggctaGTTTTTGGTTATATAATTCAGCAATACCATCAATAAACATAGCTTAACCTCATAGACTATTTAATCTactgttataaaaatactgatTATACCATGTAtgacatagaaaaaaaagaattacctGATGGTAGCCACCCAAGTCATTGACAGTCTtgaacatcaaaaataaatcaactggaaagcaaaaacaaacaaacaaaaacatgaatatatgttaatataattattactcaaaagtaaaatcaatgtatttgtcatttattgcaaatcagttctttttttcatatttggttGCCTTTTTAGACAATTTTTTCCCGCTCTTTCTTGATTTTGAGATCATACAAAGTATtcacagggagaaaaaaatacaccacaTAAAACGCTCAGTAGGATtactttttagaaaacatttcttaattcATAGAGGTATGCAAAGgtttttagctaaaaaaattagcaatataatatatactgtatatattgaTCTAAATTCCTCTAATAACCATTTCAACACCAAATCTCACATCTTGATGTGTAGGACGTTTCCTAAGATCATTTTTAATCGA
This window harbors:
- the LOC102229648 gene encoding uncharacterized protein LOC102229648, whose product is MAQVEVREESTKKLMEEITEEQFLKNLYLFMKKRDTPIERIPNLGFKQIDLFLMFKTVNDLGGYHQVTSHQLWKRVYNTLGGNPRSTSAATCTRRHYEKLLLPYECQLKGILMSSMSQHQSRPYRDPKDNEGQRPSKRGMVNHYFQPDPHGNIYSLPFHYYPTGWSAHPVLPHFVSIPSAVIPPHIPPPPKIPCLSSHPTHQDMVNMVKGHVGDLRRRAKEYKHSTGLSASEPLNLSTKAPAREPDTDTDPPSSFGPPSSSKTPKFLNKPSTLYAPLSAGTIRSDGTETQESGKGVPTLSEFEKKESSDADVQAPTPSDSPLFISALTPEPNKGVLEMTPKPGSLKADFPVQLPEDREARTEAEGFDLSHVLHRTPKDEEGKMEIEVPLSVVRNWLRFYGPSAKLPEAKELPVPDYDVSMGKKRVSDVDFLPTDYETTRSPQCQSSAEDLRLRNKPGLMPNAQADHHQESHLTSCKTSGGLLRKVGGGRNVWPLDQLDINKPYKLNSTDFWDACSKETTAPRSPVKPECSPPRRSSKFYMEDLLQRGRQRLEVEPSAVLMLNSSPTSRFPLTTDEMMKLQNIISSSS